A window of Heptranchias perlo isolate sHepPer1 chromosome 27, sHepPer1.hap1, whole genome shotgun sequence contains these coding sequences:
- the si:ch211-105j21.9 gene encoding sialomucin core protein 24-like, producing MTSYCTLKAVKGSNMRPRIWLTAFYTLFTLCVVVLAVNSANATEQKVTATTGSLGNEGNSSEDLNTTATSNSRFGTGPKQNMTSNNMTTLTPGTTVATSTNSVEHSVLDSSQSPMTPTPTVQTTAPRHVSSHSAPKSSPTPTLNSTAIKSQVTTTSQVSSSISTPVLKPTQTEFAVTSRQPNSTDVTQPYTGSLYSILTTGTSGSVLHLRKQEIIVTICLSTILGVVILTIIMYNVTKCKRRRAQYSHRPLYTSSYEEPGGSYNIPDDTLVISGGLYDESRVYNPNMTVLEEDDEIHSEYPAFSSKYSQFRLEFLPEESEATDQRPSFDTFKAET from the exons ATGACGAGCTACTGTACATTGAAAGCAGTAAAAGGAAGTAATATGAGACCCAGGATTTGGCTAACTGCGTTTTACACTTTATTTACACTATGTGTTGTCGTCCTAGCTGTGAACTCTGCTAACGCAACAGAGCAAAAAGTTACTGCCACAACTGGTTCCCTTGGCAATGAGGGTAATTCATCTGAAGATCTTAATACAACTGCTACTTCTAACAGCCGTTTTGGAACTGGACCCAAACAGAACATGACAAGTAACAACATGACCACCTTAACCCCTGGGACTACTGTTGCCACATCAACCAATTCAGTTGAGCACTCTGTGCTTGATAGTTCTCAGTCTCCTATGACAccaacacccacagttcaaacaacagcACCACGCCATGTTTCAAGTCACAGCGCACCTAAGTCCTCTCCAACTCCGACACTTAATTCAACAGCTATAAAGAGCCAAGTTACCACAACGAGTCAAGTCTCTTCATCAATATCAACACCTGTATTGAAGCCTACACAGACAGAATTCGCTGTAACAAGTAGGCAACCAAACAGCACTGATGTTACACAACCTTATACAGGCTCATTGTATTCAATCCTAACCACTGGAACTTCAG GCTCAGTGTTGCATCTGAGAAAGCAAGAAATAATTGTGACCATCTGCTTGAGCACCATTCTTGGCGTGGTCATTCTAACCATTATTATGTACAATGTCACCAAATGCAAACGAAGGAGAGCACAGTATTCACACCGCCCTCTCTACACCAGTTCATATGAGGAGCCAG GAGGAAGTTACAATATTCCAGATGACACTTTAGTAATTTCAGGAGGTCTTTACGATGAATCACGCGTTTATAATCCCAACATGACTGTTCTTGAAGAAGATGATGAGATCCACAGTGAATATCCTGCATTTAGCTCCAAGTACAGCCAATTCAGACTGGAATTTTTACCGGAGGAAAGTGAGGCCACAGATCAAAGACCTTCCTTTGACACATTTAAAGCAGAAACATAG